The Manis javanica isolate MJ-LG chromosome 4, MJ_LKY, whole genome shotgun sequence genome contains a region encoding:
- the CC2D1B gene encoding coiled-coil and C2 domain-containing protein 1B isoform X5: MPGPRPRKGPHTSGQGVAAAKQLGLFMEFNPEDMLLGTEEPEDDRDLEAELLALTGEAGTIGTKPASKGQAPLPMAHIEKLAADCMRDVEEEEEEGLEEDADLLTELQEVLGTDEKAGPLEGNETASLGGSEEEKGQENTESTVQATLLTASVPAAQAGGSRGLQTLLEDRIHNYREAVASAKEAGEAAKARRCERGLKTLESQLAAVRKGRKISEDEIPPPVALGKKPMAPQEAAGRSPEEDSPAPPTLEPDSLSRPETSLLGSPGISVPRDPDPDPRALLSARQREYKVAALNAKRAGDLDCARELMRIGKRFGAVLEALEKGQPVDLSAMPPAPEDLKLHPQACKAPTAPSVVPPVVDQVQPVMAPSSPAAPVASAEPQTVLDVLQQRLTRYQEAGIQARGSGDERKARMHKRIAKQYQDAIRAHQAGRKVDFAELPVPPGFPPVPGLAPPAGTEEDVVAAARKLASLADTALAEEDGDEDEDEPPAQAPVAKKPAQPLVPSSRPLPEPKVSSSKEPLSPSAREQLALLEARKQQYQRAALQAKRAQDLEQAKAHLRVAKCLEAQITQVRAGQPVDLSKVPSPLTDEEGDFILIHYEDLRLSQKAEEVYAQLQKMLLEQHEKCLLFSKQFMHQGNVAETTRFEKLAQDRKQQLEILQLAQAQGLDPPSHHFELKTFQTVRI; the protein is encoded by the exons ATGCCAGGGCCAAGACCTCGGAAGGGCCCTCATACCAGTGGCCAGGGTGTGGCAGCTGCCAAACAG CTGGGGCTCTTTATGGAGTTCAACCCTGAGGACATGCTGCTGGGGACGGAGGAGCCTGAGGATGATAGGGACCTGGAAGCTGAGCTGCTAGCCCTCACTGGGGAAGCGGGCACCATAGGCACAAAGCCAGCATCCAAGGGGCAGG cccctctgcctaTGGCCCACATTGAGAAGTTGGCAGCAGACTGTATGCgggatgtggaggaggaagaggaggaagggctgGAGGAAGATGCAGACTTGCTG ACTGAGCTGCAGGAGGTCCTGGGTACAGATGAGAAGGCTGGACCCCTCGAAGGCAATGAGACAGCCAGCCTGGGTGGCTCTGAGGAGGAGAAGGGACAAGAAAATACTGAATCTACAGTGCAGGCAACTCTTCTGACAGCTTCAGTCCCAGCGGCTCAG GCTGGAGGGTCTCGAGGACTACAGACTCTGCTGGAGGATCGAATCCACAACTACCGGGAGGCTGTGGCTAGTGCCAAGGAGGCAGGTGAAGCAGCCAAAGCCAGGCGCTGTGAGCGCGGCCTGAAG ACTCTGGAGTCTCAGCTGGCTGCTGTGAGGAAAGGCAGGAAGATCAGTGAGGATGAGATCCCACCTCCGGTGGCCTTGGGCAAGAAGCCCATGGCCCCCCAGGAAGCAGCTGGCAGGAGCCCTGAGGAAGACTCCCCAGCTCCCCCCACCTTGGAGCCAG ACAGCCTCTCCCGGCCTGAGACGAGCCTCTTGGGCAGTCCTGGTATTTCTGTCCCACGTGATCCAGACCCCGACCCACGGGCGCTGCTGTCAGCCCGACAGAGAGAATACAAAGTGGCTGCCCTGAACGCCAAACGGGCTGGAGACCTAGACTGTGCCCGAGAGCTCATGAGGATTGGGAAG AGATTTGGAGCCGTCCTGGaggccctggagaaggggcagcctGTGGACCTGAGTGCCATGCCCCCAGCACCTGAGG ACTTGAAGCTCCACCCACAGGCTTGTAAGGCTCCCACAGCACCCTCAGTCGTACCCCCAGTAGTGGACCAAGTGCAGCCAGTGATGGCCCCTTccagcccagcagccccag TGGCCTCTGCTGAGCCACAGACAGTGCTGGATGTCCTGCAGCAGAGGCTGACCAGGTACCAGGAGGCAGGCATCCAGGCCCGGGGCAGTGGTGATGAGCGCAAGGCCCGGATGCACAAGCGCATTGCCAAG CAATATCAAGATGCCATCCGAGCACACCAAGCAGGGCGGAAAGTTGACTTTGCTGAGTTGCCTGTTCCTCCAG GATTCCCCCCAGTCCCTGGCCTGGCACCCCCTGCAGGCACTGAGGAGGATGTAGTGGCAGCTGCCCGGAAACTGGCCTCCTTGGCGGATACAGCCCTGGCAGAGGAAGATGGGGATGAGGACGAG GAtgagcccccagcccaggccccagtTGCCAAGAAGCCAGCACAGCCGCTGGTCCCTTCATCCCGGCCCCTGCCTGAGCCCAAGGTGTCAAGTTCTAAGGAGCCACTGAGTCCCTCTG CGCGGGAGCAGCTGGCACTTCTAGAGGCACGGAAACAGCAGTACCAGCGGGCAGCCCTGCAGGCCAAACGTGCCCAGGACCTGGAGCAGGCCAAGGCCCATCTGCGGGTGGCCAAATGCCTTGAGGCTCAGATCACCCAGGTCCGAGCCGGCCAACCTGTGGACCTCTCCAAG GTACCTTCACCCTTGACGGACGAGGAGGGTGACTTCATCCTCATTCACTATGAGGACCTGAGACTCTCCCAGAAAGCTGAAGAGGTGTATGCCCAGCTACAAAAAATGCTTCTGGAGCAACATGAG AAGTGTCTGCTGTTCTCCAAGCAGTTCATGCACCAGGGCAATGTGGCCGAGACTACCCG GTTTGAGAAGCTTGCTCAGGACCGCAAGCAGCAGCTTGAGATCCTGCAGctggcccaggcccagggccttGACCCTCCCAGCCACCACTTTGAGTTGAAGACATTCCAGACTGTGAG AATTTGA